In a single window of the Drosophila albomicans strain 15112-1751.03 chromosome 3, ASM965048v2, whole genome shotgun sequence genome:
- the LOC117571338 gene encoding zinc finger protein 616 — protein sequence MSKENSESSPSCLHCRVHDSKQTFHEIFDDVGIDIELPNLLAKYFQLSVKPDPKKQQLLCLECVNTLIRFFDIDELQREQDAANAAKKDRPLGKNDTKTASETSSTTPAKAEAKPTKKQASPAAKAKIEPKKEIAKLPVKPKPAPAPVAAPAAATPPHAEESVAVRISKGKTLTVTPKRIEIKPKSKASVEKPVGKRGNSKEADSGEQEQIGALLRDIFGEEKMVAKEKLIEIAEAVQQSENIDNEEQKQLEENVQEEEQSLKEPDNPDVDELEFLLEGDSSDLDVPQLKTEKRSSHDTTQSQNESESENETHKVEPFNFVLIRESDDVGDLYEYLSTVVKTCFETLSFDWATVCQHCSLKCGKFETLLSHMLKCHQMSGQQFKCPTGGCDKQLRGRKFLAMHLVLMHAPVAEIPIYGSCPECNLTFSNILQYNKHSCAHVIKKRRGIRLYCEMCGLEFPSWKRFNFHNQFHLERHRPRACFVCDYADNNIDELFQHLHYSHEPEGSLFCDLCDRTFRDAAIFADHNKSHTNVTTNTYTCSECNASFDTRGRLNGHMRITHGTVISCEMCNREFATEASYNVHMKKHLIIEREVHVCNNCGLLSESNDKMTAHVENEDSVCFGVDIYVELLRDAYICEYCSTYYKTKSDLRAHRDSGLHKDGVFCCQPCGKEFNDMKLYRHHMRTYQLQRADVAHRKLEICLYFMCDYEDCTESYISWNSLYTHKRRTHDLAEKLDAKPKADEWICQFCQKQCRSKMSLSVHVARSHNNNNVACKLCKASYKDDEALKKHHAYWHEPVECSLCFKVVKNRRNFDTHMNVVHSDNKRYACSVCQKGFYHKSEMEAHKRLHNQSYSCEKCSFITRSKKSLAVHVLGQHYRRFAFECKQCTKRFGRQQGLTNHILRVHSTKFTCRDFLEGGCNRAFNTSAQLTVHVRKVHNSSISVTEDVDDEAVDLEPEEEEQQEEQEQQSIRKSKRQRTTASSPLEKKRCVRLSNDTLIEFINAESKEDQKNATDSEIFEELQESKANILPPKRRKRQC from the exons AGGATAGGCCACTCGGTAAAAATGACACCAAGACTGCGAGCGAGACATCATCGACAACTCCCGCCAAGGCTGAAGCGAAGCCTACAAAAAAACAGGCGTCACCGGCGGCTAAAGCAAAAATTGAGCCCAAAAAGGAAATCGCTAAATTGCCGGTCAAGCCAAAGCCTGCTCCGGCTCCGGTTGCTGCGCCTGCAGCTGCAACCCCTCCACATGCAGAGGAGTCCGTCGCTGTACGCATTAGCAAAGGCAAAACATTGACTGTGACACCAAAACGTATAGAGATCAAGCCCAAATCGAAAGCCAGTGTAGAGAAACCAGTGGGTAAGCGAGGCAACTCTAAAGAAGCTGATTCAGGGGAACAGGAGCAGATAGGCGCACTGCTACGTGACATATTCGGAGAGGAAAAGATGGTGGCCAAAGAAAAACTCATTGAGATAGCAGAAGCAGTGCAGCAGTCGGAAAACATCGATAACGAGGAGCAGAAACAGTTGGAGGAAAATGTGCAAGAAGAGGAGCAGTCCCTCAAGGAACCGGACAACCCAGACGTTGACGAGCTGGAGTTTTTGCTGGAGG GTGACTCCTCGGATTTGGATGTGCCGCAATTGAAGACAGAGAAGCGCTCCTCACATGATACAACGCAATCCCaaaacgaaagcgaaagcgagaATGAAACTCACAAAGTTGAACCCTTCAACTTTGTCTTAATTAGAGAAT CCGACGACGTTGGAGATCTGTATGAATACCTATCGACTGTAGTGAAGACCTGCTTTGAGACCTTGTCCTTTGACTGGGCCACCGTCTGTCAGCATTGCTCGCTGAAGTGCGGCAAATTTGAAACTCTTTTGAGTCATATGCTTAAGTGTCATCAGATGTCTGGGCAGCAGTTCAAGTGTCCCACTGGAGGCTGCGACAAGCAGCTGCGTGGACGCAAATTCCTGGCCATGCACTTGGTTCTGATGCATGCTCCAGTAGCAGA AATACCGATTTATGGCAGCTGTCCGGAGTGCAACCTGACTTTCTCGAATATATTGCAGTACAACAAACACTCTTGCGCCCATGTGATCAAGAAGCGTCGTGGCATTCGCTTGTATTGCGAAATGTGCGGCCTGGAGTTTCCCTCCTGGAAACG ATTCAACTTTCacaatcaatttcatttggagCGACATCGACCACGCGCCTGCTTTGTGTGCGATTATGCGGACAACAACATTGATGAGCTCTTCCAGCACTTGCACTACTCTCACGAACCGGAGGGTTCGCTCTTTTGCGATCT CTGTGATCGCACTTTCCGTGATGCTGCCATCTTTGCAGATCACAACAAATCCCATACGAATGTCACCACCAACACATACACCTGCAGCGAGTGCAACGCTAGCTTTGACACACGCGGTCGTCTCAATGGACACATG CGCATCACCCATGGCACTGTCATCAGTTGTGAGATGTGCAATCGCGAATTTGCCACAGAAGCCAGTTACAACGTACACATGAAGAAGCATCTGATTATCGAACGTGAGGTGCATGTGTGCAACAATTGCGGTTTACTCAGTGAGAGCAATGACAAGATGACG GCTCATGTCGAGAATGAGGATTCGGTTTGCTTTGGTGTCGATATCTATGTGGAACTCCTAAGAGATGCCTACATCTGTGAATACTGCTCTACTTACTATAAGACAAAGTCGGATTTGCGTGCTCATCGTGATTCGGGGCTGCACAAGGATGGTGTCTTCTGTTGTCAGCCGTGTGGCAAGGAGTTTAACGACATGAAATTGTATCGGCATCACATGCGCACCTATCAATTGCAGCGCGCGGATGTGGCACATCGCAAGTTAGAGATTTGCCTGTACTTTATGTGCGACTATGAG GATTGCACTGAGTCGTACATCAGTTGGAATTCATTGTATACACACAAGCGCCGCACTCACGATCTGGCCGAGAAGCTGGATGCCAAGCCGAAGGCCGATGAATGGATCTGTCAATTCTGTCAGAAGCAGTGTCGCTCCAAAATGTCACTCTCGGTGCATGTGGCACGGAGTCACAACAACA ACAATGTTGCTTGCAAGCTGTGCAAAGCTTCTTATAAAGATGACGAGGCGTTGAAGAAACATCATGCTTACTGGCATGAACCCGTGGAGTGTTCGTTGTGCTTCAAAGTTGTAAAGAATCGTCGCAACTTTGACACACATATGAATGTAGTGCATTCGGATAACAAGCGTTATGCTTGCAGCGTTTGCCAAAAGGGTTTCTATCACAAGAGCGAAATGGAAGCCCACAAGCGA CTGCATAATCAATCGTATAGCTGCGAGAAATGCAGCTTCATCACAAGGAGTAAGAAATCATTGGCAGTTCATGTGCTGGGGCAGCATTACAGACGCTTTGCATTCGAGTGCAAGCAGTGTACTAAACGCTTCGGCCGTCAACAGGGCTTAACCAACCACATTTTGCGAGTGCATTCCACTAAATTCACATGTCGCGATTTCCTCGAAGGCGGCTGCAACAGAGCCTTCAACACATCGGCACAGTTGACGGTCCATGTGCGCAAGgtgcacaacagcagcattagTGTGACTGAAGATGTTGACGACGAGGCCGTGGATCTGGAGCCAGAGGAGGAAGAGCAGCAGgaagagcaagagcagcaaTCAATAAGAAAATCGAAGCGACAGAGGACGACAGCATCTTCTCCATTGGAAAAGAAGCGTTGCGTTCGTCTCAGTAACGACACGCTGATCGAATTTATAAATGCCGAATCGAAGGAGGATCAGAAGAACGCTACAGACTCGGAGATTTTCGAGGAGTTGCAGGAGAGCAAAGCCAACATCTTGCCGCCAAAGCGAAGGAAAAGACAATGTTAA